Sequence from the Fulvivirga ligni genome:
AATTTAGGAATAGTGAATATGCCGACTATATACCCAATAAGCATACACACTAAAGTCAGCTGGGTAAAGTATCTTGCTACAGACAAAGAAATGCCTATTGACTTACCATAGCTTATTATTGTATCTCCAGCTATTACCTCAGCTCCCACATATAGGAATAGCGCCAAAACACCCAGAAATAGGTGTGGAAACTCAAATATACTCTCTCTGCTATTCGCAACACCAGTTTTAATAGTTACCTCATCTGATTTCTCTCCATCGATTTCGGGTAATGATGAAAGTCCAATTGCAAATGCTAAAATAGCCAAGACTACAGCAATAATACTATAGGGTATAATAACCCGAGATGCCAGTTCGTCGAGTGCTATAGTCTTTTCCGTAGCATCCATAGTAACTAGAGAAGTCTCCAAGGCATCTACATCACTGAGCGCAATATAGCCAAAGATCAAGCCAGCAAGGATCCCTGCCACCTTATTCGAAATACCCATGATGCTAATTCTCGTAGCCGCACTCTGAGGTGAACCAATAGCTGAAACATACGGATTAACCGCTGTTTGTAAAAGGGCCAACCCGGAACCAATTATAAAAAGACCGAATAAGAAGAAAGAATAACTTCTTATCATGGCGGCCGGAACAAATATAATAGAACCTATAGCCATGACTATTAGCCCCATGGACATCCCCAATTTGTACCCAACCTTGTCTAATACGTAAGATGATGGTAACGCCATCAGTGTATAAGCGATATAAAAGGCAGTAGCTACCAAATAAGCTTGTGTTTCTGTCTCTAGCTGACATGCTATTTGCAAATACGGAATTAAAGTACCGTTAACCCAAGTAGCAAAACCTATGATGAAAAACAGTATGCCAATGATTGTCATAGAAATGACGAAACTTTTTTTCTTTTGGGGCATAAACGTGGTATTTAAAACTATTTGATAAAGTGCTTTGGAATAGAAGCTGGTCTATTTTTATCTAAAACTCCAAATTCAGAAGAAGGCTTGTCACCCATTTCTATGATTAATACACCGCCTTTTGAAAGCATAGAATAGGGTATTGCAGAGCTCATATACTGCTGGCCATTCCATGCTACCTGCTGAATATACTTATTAGTGGAGCTATTGTTATTTACTATTATATCTAACTTATTGCCCCCGATGTATAAAGTGGCATTTTCAATGATCGGGCTACCAAATAGAAAATCGCCATTCGCCGGACTGAGCTGATAAAAACCAAGTGCGGACAGCACATACCAAGCTGACATTTGGCCAACGTCTTCATTACCGCAAATACCAGCTGGAATATCCTGATAGAGGCTGTCCATGATATATCGAACCTTATCTGCGGTCTTCCACGGCTTACCTACATAATTATATAAGTATGGTATATGATGACTAGGCTCATTACCTTGAGCGTATTGACCTATAAGACCTGAAATATCAGGTGAGGCTTCTTTACCAAGATCCCCTTCAACTATGAATAAGCTATCTAACTTCTTTTCAAAAGATTCCTCACTGCCAAATAAAGAAATAAGGCCCTCCACATCGTGAGGAACCAGCCATGTATATTGCCAGGCATTTCCTTCAGTGTAATCACCCCAAATATGTGTAGATGTGAAAGGATTAAGAGGTGAGCGGAAACTGCCATCATCCAATTTGGCTCTCATGAATTGAGAATCTTTATCAAAATACTGCTCATAAGCATGAGCTCTTTTATTGAAATATAGATAATCCTCAGTTTTACCCAGCGACTTGGCCATATAGGCTATACTCCAATCTGCCAGGCAATATTCCAACGCCTTCGATACAGATTCCTTCTCAAGATCTGCCGGTATATACCCTTTCTCTTTAATATACTTCATTCCATAATCATCACGCATGGAGGAAGCTTTCATAGCTTTAAAGGCCAATTCTCCATCAACATCAAACCCTTTAAAATAAGCATCCGCTATCACTGGTATAGAAGGATAACCTACCATGCAATCAGTCTCATTACCCACCAAATGCCAAATCGGAAGCTTGCCTTGTTGATTATATATGTTCAAAAAACTTTTCACAAAATCCTTGACCCTCTCTGCTTGCACTAGGGTATATAATGGATGTGCCGCTCTGTAGGTATCCCATAGCGAATAAGTTGTATAGTTATGGAAGCTAGTGTCTGTATATACTTTTCCATCAGCACCACGATATTGACCATTTATATCCTGAAAAATTGATGGAGCTATCATGGTGTGGTACAATGAAGTATAAAAAACTTTCATTTGTTTCTCAGTGGGCATAGAAACCTGCACTTTGCTTAGCTCCTGATTCCATTCTCTATTCGCAACCGAAGCCACCTCCTGAAAATCCCAATTGGGAATCTCTTTCGAAAGATTGTCACGAGCATTTTCTATACTTACAGGAGATATTCCGGTTTTAATCATTAAATCTCCATTAGCAAGCTTATCGAAAACTAGTGCTACTTTTAACTTTTGCCCTTCCAGCATAGCTCCACCTGTAAACACTTCATTTTTATCCGTCACCAATTTGCTTAATGGCGAAGATAATTTCATATAGAAATATATTCTTTGATTTACCGCCCACCCTTTAGAATATCTAAAGCCCTGAATAGTGCTGTCATTAATCCATTCAATCTGTGTATCAGTGGGCGAATCCCAGCCAATACCTCTTTCTAGGTCCAGTATAACATTGTATGAACCGGAACTCTTATAATTATAATGCTGAAAACCGGCGCGCTTAGTAGCTGTAAGTTCTACTGCCACTTGATATTTATCTATCCATACCCCATAATATCCTGGACGCACTTCCTCATCTTTATGACTATAATAGGCCACATACCCTTCGTCCATAGTTGAATCTTTTATAGACCCTCTATTTAAATTAACTTCACCCGTAGTAGGCATAAGTAAAACATCTCCAAGATCACCTATACCCGTACCACTAAGATGGGTATGAGAAAAGCCGATAACAGTGGTGTCGCTATAATGATACCCTGAGCACCAGTCCCAACCTTCAGTAAGGTTGGTAGGGCCTAACTGAACTGCTCCGAACGGAACGTTGGCGCCTAAGAAGACATGTCCGTGAAAACCTGTACCTATATATGGATCTACAAAATCACTATAGCTAATAAAATTATTAGTTTCTGAAGCATCACGTTCAACGGTGCAACCGCTCAATATCATTAAGATTGCTATTGGTAAGAAAAACCTGATCATTTAAATACTATTTTTTAAATCTATAAGAGGGATAGACCATTAACATTTGTGAATTCAATAATTTCCAGTGCTCCCGTTTGAGGGGCTAAAGATATATTATAAATTTCACATCATAATATTAAAATCATTATTTTTGAGCAATGTGTA
This genomic interval carries:
- a CDS encoding sugar MFS transporter translates to MPQKKKSFVISMTIIGILFFIIGFATWVNGTLIPYLQIACQLETETQAYLVATAFYIAYTLMALPSSYVLDKVGYKLGMSMGLIVMAIGSIIFVPAAMIRSYSFFLFGLFIIGSGLALLQTAVNPYVSAIGSPQSAATRISIMGISNKVAGILAGLIFGYIALSDVDALETSLVTMDATEKTIALDELASRVIIPYSIIAVVLAILAFAIGLSSLPEIDGEKSDEVTIKTGVANSRESIFEFPHLFLGVLALFLYVGAEVIAGDTIISYGKSIGISLSVARYFTQLTLVCMLIGYIVGIFTIPKFISQAKALTICALLGMLFTIGAILTNGFVSVAFIALLGLANSLMWPAIFPLSIFNLGKYAPKGSALLIMAISGGAILPLIYGRLAHVWDGRSAYLMLLPCYAYICYFAIRGHKIGLK
- a CDS encoding GH92 family glycosyl hydrolase: MIRFFLPIAILMILSGCTVERDASETNNFISYSDFVDPYIGTGFHGHVFLGANVPFGAVQLGPTNLTEGWDWCSGYHYSDTTVIGFSHTHLSGTGIGDLGDVLLMPTTGEVNLNRGSIKDSTMDEGYVAYYSHKDEEVRPGYYGVWIDKYQVAVELTATKRAGFQHYNYKSSGSYNVILDLERGIGWDSPTDTQIEWINDSTIQGFRYSKGWAVNQRIYFYMKLSSPLSKLVTDKNEVFTGGAMLEGQKLKVALVFDKLANGDLMIKTGISPVSIENARDNLSKEIPNWDFQEVASVANREWNQELSKVQVSMPTEKQMKVFYTSLYHTMIAPSIFQDINGQYRGADGKVYTDTSFHNYTTYSLWDTYRAAHPLYTLVQAERVKDFVKSFLNIYNQQGKLPIWHLVGNETDCMVGYPSIPVIADAYFKGFDVDGELAFKAMKASSMRDDYGMKYIKEKGYIPADLEKESVSKALEYCLADWSIAYMAKSLGKTEDYLYFNKRAHAYEQYFDKDSQFMRAKLDDGSFRSPLNPFTSTHIWGDYTEGNAWQYTWLVPHDVEGLISLFGSEESFEKKLDSLFIVEGDLGKEASPDISGLIGQYAQGNEPSHHIPYLYNYVGKPWKTADKVRYIMDSLYQDIPAGICGNEDVGQMSAWYVLSALGFYQLSPANGDFLFGSPIIENATLYIGGNKLDIIVNNNSSTNKYIQQVAWNGQQYMSSAIPYSMLSKGGVLIIEMGDKPSSEFGVLDKNRPASIPKHFIK